Proteins from a genomic interval of Papaver somniferum cultivar HN1 chromosome 4, ASM357369v1, whole genome shotgun sequence:
- the LOC113272969 gene encoding hydroquinone glucosyltransferase-like: protein MGDNGIIHRFIGPLIRTGVRGDGSDRSGCLKWLDNQPPASVLFVSFGSGGTLSSDQLIELALGLEMSEQKFLLFLRRPIPSEKAASSSYLSVQSIEDPSEVLPKGFLDRTRKSGLVVSSWAPQIEILNHGSTGGFLTHCGWNSTLESIVHGVPLIAWPLFAEQKMNAVMLTDAIKVALRPKPMESGLIGRDEICRVVRGLMEGEEGKILKSKMRELKCVATSTLAQGGSSFKTFADVVKAWKSY from the coding sequence ATGGGAGACAATGGGATAATCCACCGGTTTATTGGACCACTTATTAGAACAGGTGTACGCGGTGACGGATCTGATAGGTCAGGTTGTTTGAAGTGGTTAGATAATCAACCACCTGCATCTGTTCTGTTCGTGTCATTCGGTAGCGGTGGAACTCTCTCTAGTGACCAACTAATTGAATTGGCTCTAGGGTTGGAAATGAGTGAACAAaagtttttgttgtttttaagACGTCCTATTCCCAGTGAAAAGGCTGCAAGTTCATCTTACTTGAGTGTTCAAAGCATTGAGGATCCTTCTGAAGTCTTACCAAAAGGGTTCTTGGATAGAACCCGAAAATCGGGTTTGGTTGTTTCTTCATGGGCACCACAGATTGAAATCCTTAATCATGGATCAACAGGTGGGTTTTTAACCCACTGTGGTTGGAACTCAACCCTTGAAAGTATCGTGCATGGTGTCCCTTTAATTGCATGGCCACTCTTTGCAGAGCAGAAGATGAATGCAGTGATGCTTACAGATGCTATTAAGGTAGCTTTAAGACCGAAACCAATGGAAAGTGGGCTAATAGGACGTGATGAGATTTGTAGGGTTGTTAGGGGACttatggaaggagaagaagggaagataCTTAAGAGTAAGATGAGAGAACTTAAATGTGTTGCGACTAGCACTTTGGCTCAAGGTGGCTCCTCGTTCAAAACATTTGCGGACGTTGTAAAGGCATGGAAAAGCTATTAG